A genomic segment from Nicotiana tabacum cultivar K326 chromosome 9, ASM71507v2, whole genome shotgun sequence encodes:
- the LOC107765688 gene encoding equilibrative nucleotide transporter 1-like: MGATTVIADSESTTSLLPPSSNPKIPKDTFHIAYIIYFTLGTGYLLPWNAFITAVDYFSYLYPDVMVDRIFAIVYMIIGLICLLFIVAFANKTSAFVRINVGMFLFVVALVTVPLMDVFYVKGSIGVYSGFYVTVGLVGLCGIADALVQGGVIGAAGELPDRYMQATVAGTAASGVLVSLLRILTKAVYTQDAQGLRRSANLYFIFSIAVMILCIIFYNVAHRLPVIKYYNDLKIQALNEEKEDKGDLTPELWRSTLDIVGTVKWYGFGILSIYVVTLCIFPGYITEDVHSQLLKDWYPIILITGFNVFDLVGKSLTPILFLDNAKVAIGACFARLLFLPLFYGCLHGPKFFRTEFPVTILTCLLGLTNGYLTSVLMMLGPKTVQLQKAEIAGTVLVLFLVIGLAIGSVVSWFWVI; the protein is encoded by the exons ATGGGTGCAACCACTGTAATCGCCGATTCCGAATCCACCACATCTCTACTACCTCCTTCCTCTAATCCCAAAATTCCAAAGGACACATTCCACATAGCCTATATCATTTACTTCACTCTCGGCACCGGTTACCTCCTCCCATGGAACGCATTCATCACCGCCGTCGATTACTTCTCTTACCTTTACCCAGACGTTATGGTCGACCGTATCTTCGCCATTGTTTACATGATCATAGGCTTGATTTGCCTCCTCTTTATTGTTGCATTCGCTAATAAAACCAGTGCTTTTGTGCGGATTAATGTCGGCATGTTTCTATTCGTTGTCGCTCTTGTTACGGTGCCGTTGATGGATGTGTTTTATGTTAAGGGGAGTATTGGAGTGTATAGTGGATTCTATGTTACGGTCGGATTGGTTGGGCTTTGCGGGATTGCTGATGCGTTGGTTCAAGGTGGAGTAATTGGGGCAGCCGGTGAGTTGCCGGACAGGTACATGCAGGCTACCGTCGCCGGAACTGCTGCTTCCG GTGTCCTGGTTTCGTTGCTTAGAATTTTAACCAAAGCTGTATATACACAAGATGCTCAAGGGCTGAGAAGGAGTGCTAacctttatttcattttcagcATTGCTGTGATGATTTTGTGCATAATCTTTTACAATGTGGCTCATAGGCTTCCGGTAATTAAATACTACAATGATCTTAAAATTCAGGCTTTGAATGAGGAGAAAGAGGATAAGGGTGACTTAACTCCGGAATTATGGAGATCAACTCTGGACATTGTTGGGACAGTAAAATGGTACGGGTTTGGCATCCTCAGCATTTATGTGGTCACCTTGTGTATATTTCCAGGATATATCACAGAAGACGTGCATTCTCAACTTCTGAAGGATTGGTATCCAATCATACTGATTACTGGTTTCAATGTGTTTGATCTGGTTGGGAAGTCTCTGACTCCTATATTATTTCTTGATAATGCCAAGGTTGCTATTGGTGCCTGCTTCGCAAGGCTGTTGTTTTTGCCTCTATTCTATGGTTGCTTACACGGGCCTAAATTCTTTAGGACGGAGTTTCCTGTGACAATACTAACCTGTCTACTGGGATTAACTAATGGCTACCTGACTAGTGTGTTAATGATGTTGGGTCCAAAAACTGTCCAACTGCAAAAAGCAGAGATAGCTGGGACCGTACTTGTATTGTTCTTAGTGATAGGTCTGGCAATTGGTTCTGTTGTATCATGGTTCTGGGTTATATAG
- the LOC107765687 gene encoding uncharacterized protein LOC107765687 — translation MKTEGQSTDILENTSNVHNKLAHPMIHSFFSGFQEKVQECVKSNFKRLKMRHDTSISSIIRGNNRGASAVIDVDKEKQLQSWKENPSWVDQPPDIKVSVPKGSLCNLCVKVNVGLPPETVYDIVTDPENKRVFKNIKEVVSRKVLVDEGLRQVVELEQAAIWRFLWWSGTIAVHVLVDQNRENHTMTFKQVKTGFMKRFEGCWRVEPLLVDQDLCHPFRPNTLADYISYTKGKGRIGSTVSLEQLIQPAIVPPPPISWYLRGITTKTTEMIITDLLAEAARIRGSSNNDGYQGLKVNEESSVESKVGDIRDIKERWALRRRTARHHQRRLSPIAKSS, via the exons ATGAAAACAGAGGGTCAGAGCACAGATATACTGGAGAATACGAGCAATGTACATAATAAATTGGCTCATCCAATGATCCATTCTTTTTTCTCGGGATTCCAAGAAAAGGTCCAGGAATGTGTTAAG TCAAATTTCAAAAGACTGAAAATGCGTCATGATACATCAATCTCATCAATCATTAGAGGTAATAACAGAGGAGCATCTGCAGTCATAGATGTGGACAAAGAGAAGCAATTACAATCTTGGAAAGAAAATCCAAGTTGGGTTGATCAACCCCCAGATATAAAG GTAAGTGTACCCAAAGGTTCTCTGTGCAACCTGTGTGTGAAAGTTAATGTTGGACTGCCCCCCGAAACTGTGTATGACATTGTAACTGATCCTGAAAATAAAAGAGTCTTCAAGAATATCAAG GAAGTAGTATCAAGGAAGGTGTTGGTTGATGAAGGTTTAAGACAAGTGGTGGAATTAGAGCAAGCCGCAATATGGAGATTTCTTTGGTGGTCAGGAACTATAGCTGTTCATGTATTAGTGGACCAGAACAGAGAAAACCACACA ATGACATTCAAGCAAGTGAAAACTGGATTCATGAAAAGATTTGAAGGTTGCTGGAGAGTGGAACCCTTGCTTGTTGATCAAGATCTTTGTCATCCCTTCAGACCTAATACATTAGCAGATTACATTTCATACACTAAAGGAAAAGGAAGGATTGGATCGACAGTTAGCTTGGAGCAACTCATTCAACCAGCTATTGTACCTCCTCCACCCATTTCCTGGTATCTTAGAGGAATAACTACCAAGACGACCGAGATGATTATAACAGACTTGCTTGCTGAAGCAGCTAGAATAAGAGGATCTTCCAACAATGATGGTTACCAAGGTTTGAAGGTAAATGAGGAATCTTCTGTTGAATCCAAAGTAGGTGATATTCGTGATATAAAAGAAAGGTGGGCCTTGAGAAGGAGAACGGCAAGACATCATCAGAGAAGATTGTCTCCAATTGCCAAGTCATCATAA
- the LOC107765685 gene encoding ADP-ribosylation factor 2, whose product MGLTFTKLFSRLFAKKEMRILMVGLDAAGKTTILYKLKLGEIVTTIPTIGFNVETVEYKNISFTVWDVGGQDKIRPLWRHYFQNTQGLIFVVDSNDRDRVVEARDELHRMLNEDELRDAVLLVFANKQDLPNAMNAAEITDKLGLHSLRQRHWYIQSTCATSGEGLYEGLDWLSNNIANKA is encoded by the exons ATGGGGCTGACATTCACCAAGCTGTTCAGCCGgctatttgcaaagaaggaaatGCGCATTCTCATGGTTGGTCTTGATGCAGCTGGTAAAACCACCATATTGTACAAGCTCAAGCTGGGCGAGATCGTCACCACCATTCCTACTATTG GTTTCAATGTGGAGACCGTTGAGTACAAGAACATCAGCTTCACCGTTTGGGATGTCGGGGGTCAGGACAAG ATCCGTCCATTGTGGAGGCACTATTTCCAGAACACTCAGGGTCTCATTTTTGTGGTTGATAGCAATGACAGAGACCGTGTTGTGGAGGCAAGAGATGAATTGCACAGGATGTTGAACGAG GATGAGCTTCGGGATGCTGTGCTGCTTGTGTTTGCTAACAAACAAGATCTTCCTAATGCAATGAATGCTGCTGAAATAACTGATAAGCTTGGACTCCACTCTCTCAGGCAGCGTCACTG GTACATCCAGAGCACTTGTGCAACTTCTGGAGAGGGACTTTATGAGGGGCTTGATTGGCTTTCTAACAATATTGCTAACAAG GCCTAA